The genomic stretch GATTCTTAACCTCACAGTTCCCTCCGCCCAGGCTGCAGCCTGACATCTGACCCCTGGCGGATTCCACTTCTCTCAGGGTAGCCATCTCTGTACTGTCAACCTGGCTGGCCTCTCACCCTGAGGATTTTGGCTCTGAGGTCAAGGGTCAGATTGACCGGCTTGAGAGCTTCTTGCTTCGGACAGGGTATGCAGCAGGGGAGGGTGTTGGGGGGGGCGGCGCTGACCTCATCCGCAACCTCCGGTCCCGGGTGGACCCCCAGACCCCCGAACTTCCTAAGCCCCTGGCCCTCCCCGGCGATCCCCCTGCTGACCCCACGGATGTCCTGGTGTTCCTCGCTGACCACTTGGCCGAACAGCTGACCCTGCTAGATGCGGTGAGACCTTGACCTCTGACCCCCATGCCCCCTGCCTCCTACTAACCTGTCCCTGACTCCAGATCCTTACCGTGCTTCCAACCCTTCCTGATCCAGCTCCCAATCTCTTCCATCCACCCAGTTTTGACCTTGCCCCCTTTCCTCTTGATTGTTGCCCTTCAAACCCTGTGCCCCTCTGGTTCCTTGGCCACCTGAGATCCTCACACCCCCGATATTGGAAGGCTGACCTCACTTGACTACAAACTTTAACCTCTAACCTCCGCCCCACAGGAGCTATTTCTCAATCTGGTCCCCTCTCAGTGCCTGGGGGGCCTGTGGGGTCACAGAGGCCGGCCAGGACATTCCCACCTCTGCCCGTCTGTCCGGGCTACTGTCATACAGTTCAACAAGGTGGCAGGGGCAGTGGTCAGCTCTGTCCTGGGGGCTACCTCAACTGGAGAGGGGCCTGGGGAGGTGACCATACGTCCACTCCGTCCCCCCCAGAGGGCCCGGCTGCTGGAGAAGTGGATCCGTGTGGCAGAGGTAAGAGAGAGGCTCGGCCCTACTGGGGACTGTGGTGTGGAAAGAGGCCCACAGCTGCGGTCCCCTCTTGTGATCCCCACAGGAGTGCCGTCTGCTCCGAAACTTCTCTTCAGTGTATGCTGTGGTGTCGGCCCTGCAATCCAGCCCCATCCACAGGCTTCGGGCAGCCTGGGGGGAAGCAGCCAGGTGGGGAGGATGGGGCACTGGAGTCGGGTAAGGGCTGGGAGGGGGGCAACTGAGCCAGGCCCCTCCTCAAGGCCACTGCCCCCTGCTCCCCAGGGACAGCCTCAGAGTCTTTTCCAGCCTCTGCCAGATTTTCTCCGAGGAGGATAATTATTCCCAGAGCCGGGAGCTCCTCCTGCAGGTGAGGCCTGTTCCCGGCATTCCCAGACattcccccccctcccccccccacccccacccccatgtctcCTTGTTCTGTCACCACCAGGAGGTGAAGCTGCAGCCTTCTCTGGAGCCCAATTCCAAGAAGTCCCCGAGGTCTGGCTCCCGGGGTGGGGTGAGTGACTAGTTGGGGGTGGAAGCAGTCTGAGGGATGGAAGAGGAGGCACAGCAGGGTGAGCAGAATTCAACTTGTTCTCTGAGGCAATGGGATAGGAAAGTGTGGAGAGATGGAGCGCCCTTGGATCAATGGCAGGGGTGACCGACTCTTCCCTCTGATCTCAGGGTGTGGTCCCATACCTTGGCACCTTCTTGAAGGACCTTGTGATGCTGGACGCAGCCTCCAAGGATGAGCTGGAGgtcagtggggtgtgtgtgtgtgtgtgtgtgtgtgtgtgcgcgtgcatgcaTCGCGATAATGGAATGAGTAGGCCTCAGGGTCAGACAGACCTCCTTCCAGAAGGGGCTGCAAGGCAGAAGCACTGCCAGGACTCTGTTACTTCGGCAAGTTTGCTTAACCTCCTTGTGCCTTAGTGATCTGTAAATGGGAAACTAGTGATGCATCTACATCAACCTTTTATTATGagagttaaatgaattaatgtttgACGAGTGCTCAGAACATGCCTGAGAtgtaagcatatatatatagtttgctAAATAAACCAATACtgggatcttgggcaagttccttatcTTTTCTGAGCTCTAACTTTCTCAACTGTAAAGTGGACACAATTTTGACCCATGATGTTCTATTTAAAGGGTAAGGTAGGGGGCTTAGGACATGATGGatgagagggggaggagggggagggccgGAGGAGTCAGAGAGGCCGAATGAAATGTGTTTGGGAGAGGGAATGTTCTCTCTGTGGCAGGGTTGGGACCCTCACCCCATCCCCTTTATCCTTGCAGAACGGATACATCAATTTTGACAAGCGGAGGAAGGTGAGGGGAGCACTTGGGCTGGATGCTCGCTGTCCCTAGCCATATcccaggaaggggagaggagggcaaAGTCAGGGGTTCCTGAGTTTTGACGCCTGCAGTCTGTGGGCTCCTTCCTAGGAGTTTGCTGTCCTTTCTGAGCTGAGGCAGCTCCAGAACAAATGTCGTGGCTACGACCTCCGACCTGACCCCGATATCCAGCGGTGGCTACAGGGGCTCCGGCCACTGACAGAGGCCCAGAGGTGACTGGCTGGGTGCGGTTGGGACTCCAGGGCTCAGGCTGGGCGTGGGGGTCAGTGTGTCACACACTGACCTCTGCCCATTGCCCTCATCCTCAGCCATCAAGTGTCCTGTGAGGTGGAGCCATCCAGTACCAGTGACCCTCCTGCCCCGCGGGTGCTTCGGCCAACGCTGGTCATCTCGCAGTGGACAGAGTGAGGGAGTCAGTGGTGGGAGGGTGGTCTCTTGGGGACTTGTCCTTCTCCCTCTGACCTTCCCAATGTCCTGCCACTCCAGGGTGCTGGGTTCTGTTGGAGGTCCCACACCCCTTGTCTCCTGGGACTGGCCCAGTGTGGGGGCAGAGGAGGTGCCTGCAACCCCTGCTCCACTGCTGACCCGGCTGGCCCAGGTGAGCTCCGCTCCTGACCTCTGACCTCAACACTGACCCTGACTTCGTGAATCTTTCTCCCTTGACCTCCCTGCCTTCGTGCCAGTTCCCTGTGTCGTTTGTCCCCAGCACATGAAGTGGCCGTCTGTCTCATCTCTGGACTCCGCCCTGGAAAGCACTCCAGCCCTGCAGAGTCCCGCTGACCCCAGCCACCTCTCTCCCCCAGCTTCCTCCCCGAGGCCTTCTCGAGGTCACCGCCGCTCAGCCTCCTGTGGCTCCCCGCTCAGTGGGGGTGCAGAAGGGGCCTCCAGGGGGGctggatatgggggaggggggtcTGGGCCAGGGGCCTCTGATTGCCACATCATCCGAGTCCAGATGGAGCTGGGGGAAGACGGCAGTGTCTACAAGAGCATCTTGGTGAGGGAGCTGcgggctgggaggtggggtgaAGGATGGTGCCCCGAGGGACTAGAGATGGATGATGTCTTAGATGTCAACAGCCAAATGGGAGGATGATTTTACTTTTAACCGACCTTTGGTTTTAGCAACCATATTTTCTTTTGAAGGTTACTTTGCATTAGCTGGTGCACCTTGAACTTTGGGTGGCCGTATTAGATTTTCAGAACCAACAGCGGTTTCCCCACAGGAAGCAGCCCAGCAACTATGCGGGCTGGCGGATGGAGTACAGGGAGCCACCATGTTGGGTTTCCCTCTTCGCTCGAAAGTTTGGGCGCGGGTAACCTTTTCTGGTTGGGATCACTGGCTAGGGTTGGAAAAATGGAAAGCACAGGTCATCATGGCCAACTGATTGCTCTTTTGGTCTGCTGTCCTGCCAGGTGACAAGCCAGGACAAGGCTCCAAGTGTCATCAGTCGTGTCCTTAAGAAAAACAATCGTGATTCTGCGGTGGCTTCAGAGTATGAGCTAGTGCAGCTGCTCCCAGGGGAGCGAGGTCAGAGGCCGGGAGGGCAGACAGACTCTGGAAGAGAGTGCGTCCACATCCGGGGGGTTGTGCGGGGAATGACTGTGTTTGTGTTTGACACCCTTTCTGAACCTACAGAGCTGACCATCCCCCCCTCGGCTAACGTCTTCTACGCTATGGATGGAGCTTCACTCGATTTCCTCCTGCGGCAGCGGCGACGGCCCTCCACTGCTACACTGGGCCACGCCAGTGGCCCTTCTGCCTCGGGAACTCCCCCAAGTGAGGGAGGAGGGGGTTCTTTTCCCAGGATCAAGGCCAAAGGGAGGAAGATTGCCCGAGCACT from Mesoplodon densirostris isolate mMesDen1 chromosome 10, mMesDen1 primary haplotype, whole genome shotgun sequence encodes the following:
- the RGL2 gene encoding ral guanine nucleotide dissociation stimulator-like 2; translation: MLPRPLRLFLDTSPPGGVVLSSFRSRDPEEGGGPGGRGVGGGQEEEEEEEEDDEAPVSAWDEEEDGATFTVTSRQYQPVDPLAPRPPPRSSRRLRAGTLEALVRHLLDARTSGTDVTFTAAFLATHRAFTSTPALLGLMADRLEALESHPTDELERTKGVAISVLSTWLASHPEDFGSEVKGQIDRLESFLLRTGYAAGEGVGGGGADLIRNLRSRVDPQTPELPKPLALPGDPPADPTDVLVFLADHLAEQLTLLDAELFLNLVPSQCLGGLWGHRGRPGHSHLCPSVRATVIQFNKVAGAVVSSVLGATSTGEGPGEVTIRPLRPPQRARLLEKWIRVAEECRLLRNFSSVYAVVSALQSSPIHRLRAAWGEAARDSLRVFSSLCQIFSEEDNYSQSRELLLQEVKLQPSLEPNSKKSPRSGSRGGGVVPYLGTFLKDLVMLDAASKDELENGYINFDKRRKEFAVLSELRQLQNKCRGYDLRPDPDIQRWLQGLRPLTEAQSHQVSCEVEPSSTSDPPAPRVLRPTLVISQWTEVLGSVGGPTPLVSWDWPSVGAEEVPATPAPLLTRLAQHMKWPSVSSLDSALESTPALQSPADPSHLSPPASSPRPSRGHRRSASCGSPLSGGAEGASRGAGYGGGGSGPGASDCHIIRVQMELGEDGSVYKSILVTSQDKAPSVISRVLKKNNRDSAVASEYELVQLLPGERELTIPPSANVFYAMDGASLDFLLRQRRRPSTATLGHASGPSASGTPPSEGGGGSFPRIKAKGRKIARALF